A genomic stretch from Lathyrus oleraceus cultivar Zhongwan6 chromosome 2, CAAS_Psat_ZW6_1.0, whole genome shotgun sequence includes:
- the LOC127123616 gene encoding uncharacterized protein LOC127123616 → MSQPSLSTSSKHTKEQSNHKNVGTEIDLSDVITDVIPLSMFHVHARTSTSRKGKSSKVSTSSSPSMTARNIKTLESSTVVKKPRSMTSMYLDPISVEPNVGDFEEWHVMPNVMEDVEASETSNRPSQRLTPRIDKRFNNIKGQAIESSSTPSKSLRKRASVGPTKRWRKVITPVYKKKSLKRKEVPSESSDSDRDVEHNVQDIVSTARKQAFGKKIPANIPEVPIDNISFHSIENVEKWKFFYQRRLTLESELGKDAFECKEVMSLIQEAGLMKTVTGFGKCYEMLVK, encoded by the exons ATGTCTCAACCTTCTCTCTCAACTTCTAGCAAGCACACCAAGGAGCAATCGAACCATAAAAATGTTGGTACTGAGATAGATCTCTCTGATGTCATTACTGATGTCATTCCCCTCTCGATGTTTCATGTCCATGCAAGAACATCTACTTCGAGGAAAGGCAAGTCCTCTAAAGTAAGTACCTCTTCCTCTCCATCCATGACTGCTAGAAATATAAAAACTCTTGAATCCTCTACTGTTGTAAAGAAACCTCGTTCTATGACTAGTATGTATCTTGATCCCATTAGCGTTGAACCTAATGTTGGTGATTTTGAAGAATGGCATGTTATGCCAAATGTTATGGAAGATGTTGAAGCCTCTGAAACCAGTAATAGACCTAG TCAAAGACTGACTCCAAGAATAGATAAAAGATTTAATAACATAAAAGGTCAAGCTATTGAATCCTCCAGCACGCCCTCCAAATCTCTCAGGAAAAGAGCTAGTGTTGGCCCTACAAAAAGATGGAGAAAGGTTATTACTCCCGTTTATAAGAAGAAATCTCTTAAGAGGAAGGAAGTTCCTTCCGAGTCTAGTGATTCGGACCGTGATGTCGAACACAATGTTCAGGACATTGTTTCTACTGCTAGAAAGCAAGCATTTGGGAAGAAGATTCCAGCAAATATTCCGGAAGTTCCAATTGACAACATCTCCTTTCACTCTATAGAGAATGTTGAAAAATGGAAATTTTTTTATCAAAGAAGATTAACACTTGAAAGTGAACTAGGCAAAGATGCTTTTGAATGCAAAGAGGTGATGAGTCTGATTCAAGAGgctggattaatgaaaactgtgACTGGATTTGGCAAGTGTTATGAAATGCTTGTTAAATAA